A portion of the Amia ocellicauda isolate fAmiCal2 chromosome 22, fAmiCal2.hap1, whole genome shotgun sequence genome contains these proteins:
- the nwd1 gene encoding NACHT domain- and WD repeat-containing protein 1, giving the protein MTAESLQEVLGLDLLMGKASGVLEVKSNVVRVFISSTFSDMSHERDALLEKAYPELQVFCQGLGLVFEVVDMRWGVRDAITVDHMTTELCLREIKTCQTVSIGPAFTALVGNRYGYRPIPRVIQEKELELLLSKLSSDPEGVELLSMWFWKDSNSLPPTYILQPITTHLSHYDDTRPESKELRARDVTTWRNTETRLLQLLRQAALQAHTDGDFDGKQKHKFFKSVTEWEIEQGLLETQKNDANNVLFLRELHGLCRRVSQGQFSQFMDVTNEGLVDLEAQELVSSLKARISSVYSGKLNVHAVELKKGTINPQHREHAKYLECLCNQFITQMKQQIQRSATDVEGQKTWGWLLQEVNHHLVLSLAKCAVFCGRKDLLNRILESIRTSSSSIHRPVVVFGPSGIGKTALMCKLAQEACSTLGSGTVVVLRLLGTSPLSSEINLVLKSICFQICGAYGLPLPFTQTTNTHEDLVRFFHTTLSKASQQSKSLVIALDSLDQLSSTYNAHKLHWLPKEIPPNVHLIVSTLEKGYPMLEVLRGVIIEPQCFFEVGQLSPEQGGEMIDSYMTAVNRRLTSDQWELILGTFKACGHPLLLKLTLDAAKQWASYTPLSELQVATTTQEAVAQLFERLEKQHGKPLVSHALGYIVLSRHGLTEAELQDVLSLDDEVLADIYQYWPPPNMDIIRLPPLLWTRLRHDLAEYLVERQTEGIKVLGLYHRQFIKMVKKRYLAADHRTRRHSVLSDFFLGTWSLGNRKPVFLPSLQASLNADRKVAPQPLWFTLHVANQRKLHELPHHLLHSDRWEELQQEVIGNTEWLCSKILICGIASVITDLSMCAEHTKCPEIQLVCDTFLLLKPTLDFIDGQMDPSLFYTEVFARLHSLSKAYPALIGRLCSQCQSWFSSCANPILIPKCSFFQAPGGPLKTTLTGFQKGVTVMELYTEKGLLIVGSEDGRMIAWNLNDSAVIHTLLGHTAEVQCVRVVDKGNHCLSAARDNTLRLWNLLSGRQIYCIKEERTDTSINTQLHVAEERSIIYSMFGSQMNAWHLETAMLLFQISTEGQALIFAVIPESDGGVISLSEGGLLTFWDNATGMKKSDCSLTDCEKLTPSCVLPIRSHGELVIGTQEGSLYLVSSDRKWKVFKVTSSVLFLAGSDDEMVLCTGHEKQVAVFWVHSNSLERFLADCFEHGDIVQTAVFTNDRSMVITGAADETIRVWCLSNGVLLDSFTGMGASITTLVLFHNIIISASRNTYYLKVWQLNYNQKHKTQTPLPGRTLCPTLSHNGDFVYFLKPTDKKEVTIWDYQSGRPTEVIAVSAEICCLEVAQSKQLLFCGLSTGTVLIYPLGFSPDTMCIPPPESLPKVCCLGISKGEDQLAVAYEDSICVYDIIPGYKYAIVEGPTWRWPLPQQSTPLSCVAVLSDCRLVFGTDGGEVSLHDFQASRDVPLEGHCTAITCIVIGNHEAHALIGSRDSIQRLWNLSPLLLDHEMQYKGFFFDGILCAVFSEDDQYVYTGSQDRTIKVWEVSSGQLLVVQYVYASVTKILASPGGFVAISQLGYVIKEQFVCPEFLRKEYNPLQNSRAKYTVKSRERPFMSSSLARAKSKQTFSQPHAYKSKSSQLCTLF; this is encoded by the exons ATGACTGCAGAATCCTTACAAGAAGTACTTGGACTTGACTTACTAATGGGAAAGGCAAGTGGGGTTTTGGAAGTGAAGTCCAATGTGGTTCGAGTCTTCATCAGCTCCACTTTCTCAG aTATGAGCCATGAGAGAGATGCTTTACTGGAAAAAGCTTACCCGGAACTGCAGGTATTCTGCCAAGGTCTCGGCCTCGTCTTTGAG GTTGTGGACATGAGATGGGGAGTACGTGATGCAATAACCGTAGATCACATGACCACTGAATTATGTCTGAGAGAGATTAAGACTTGCCAGACAGTGTCCATTGGCCCAGCCTTCACT GCCCTTGTGGGAAACCGGTATGGCTATCGACCCATTCCGCGGGTTATCCAGGAGAAGGAGCTTGAACTGCTGCTGTCCAAATTGAGTTCTGACCCAGAGGGCGTGGAGCTTCTGTCCATGTGGTTTTGGAAAGATAGCAACTCGCTTCCACCCACATACATCCTCCAGCCAATCACAACTCACCTGTCCCACTATGACGACACACGTCCAGAAAGCAAAGAGCTCAGAGCCCGCGATGTCACCACCTGGAGAAACACAGAGACTCGGCTGTTACAGTTACTCCGACAGGCCGCGCTGCAAGCACACACCGACGGCGACTTTGACGGAAAGCAGAAACACAAATTCTTCAAGTCAG TGACAGAGTGGGAAATCGAGCAGGGGCTGCTGGAAACACAGAAGAATGATGCCAACAATGTCCTCTTCCTGAGAGAGTTACATGGCCTTTGCAGGCGTGTCAGTCAGGGCCAGTTCTCCCAGTTTATGGATGTCACAAATGAAGGCTTGGTGGACTTGGAAGCCCAGGAGCTCGTCTCCAGCCTGAAGGCCAGGATTTCCAGTGTCTACTCTGGCAAGCTCAACGTGCATGCAGTGGAGCTCAAAAAAGGTACCATCAACCCACAGCACAGGGAGCATGCCAAGTACCTGGAGTGCCTCTGCAATCAGTTCATCACCCAAATGAAGCAGCAGATCCAGAGAAGTGCTACAGATGTAGAAGGGCAAAAGACCTGGGGGTGGCTTCTCCAGGAGGTCAACCATCACCTGGTCCTGAGCTTGGCCAAGTGCGCTGTGTTCTGCGGGAGGAAGGACCTCCTTAACCGCATTCTTGAATCCATCCGAACCTCCAGCAGCAGTATACACAGGCCTGTGGTTGTATTTGGACCTTCTGGAATTGGAAAAACTGCCCTGATGTGCAAGCTGGCACAGGAAGCATGTAGTACACTGGGCTCTGGAACAGTCGTGGTCCTAAGGCTGTTGGGAACATCTCCTTTGAGCTCTGAAATCAACTTGGTTTTGAAGAGCATCTGCTTTCAGATCTGTGGGGCTTATGGGCTACCTCTGCCATTCACACAAACCACCAACACTCATGAAGACCTTGTGAGGTTCTTTCACACTACCCTCTCCAAGGCCTCCCAACAGAGCAAGTCACTTGTTATCGCTCTGGACTCCCTGGACCAGCTATCATCCACTTACAATGCCCACAAGCTCCACTGGCTCCCCAAAGAGATCCCCCCAAATGTCCATCTCATAGTCTCCACACTAGAGAAAGGTTATCCTATGTTGGAGGTCCTGAGAGGTGTGATCATTGAGccacaatgtttttttgaggTTGGACAGCTATCCCCTGAACAAGGAGGTGAAATGATTGATTCCTACATGACTGCAGTGAACCGGCGTTTGACCTCAGACCAGTGGGAACTCATTCTTGGCACCTTCAAGGCTTGCGGTCACCCCTTGTTGCTGAAGTTGACTTTAGATGCTGCCAAACAGTGGGCATCCTACACACCTCTGTCTGAGCTCCAGGTTGCAACCACAACCCAGGAAGCAGTTGCACAGCTCTTTGAACGTCTAGAGAAGCAGCATGGGAAACCACTTGTGAGCCATGCTTTAGGGTACATCGTCCTTTCAAG ACATGGGCTAACTGAGGCTGAGCTACAGGATGTCCTGTCTCTAGATGACGAGGTTCTGGCTGACATCTACCAATACTGGCCCCCACCAAACATGGATATCATCCGGCTGCCGCCCCTGCTGTGGACACGGCTCCGACATGACTTGGCAGAATATCTAGTGGAACGACAGACTGAAGGCATCAAAGTGCTCGGACTGTACCACAG GCAGTTCATCAAAATGGTCAAGAAGAGATACCTAGCAGCAGACCACAGAACTCGGAGACACAGTGTTTTATCAGATTTCTTTTTGGGCACGTGGAGCCTTGGGAACAGGAAGCCAGTGTTTCTACCCTCCCTGCAAGCTAGTCTGAATGCAGACAGAAAG GTTGCACCCCAGCCCCTGTGGTTTACCCTGCATGTTGCCAATCAGAGGAAATTACATGAGCTGCCACACCATCTACTCCACTCGGACCGCTGGGAGGAGCTACAACAGGAAGTAATTG GTAATACAGAATGGCTTTGTTCCAAGATCCTCATCTGTGGAATAGCAAGTGTGATTACAGACTTATCCATGTGTGCTGAACACACCAAGTGCCCTGAAATACAACTTGTATGTGACACATTTCTGCTTCTGAAACCCACACTGGATTTTATAGATGGTCAGATGG ATCCCTCCCTCTTCTACACTGAAGTCTTTGCCAGGCTCCACTCCCTCTCCAAGGCCTACCCAGCTTTGATTGGGCGCCTGTGTTCCCAGTGCCAGAGCTGGTTTTCTTCCTGTGCCAACCCCATACTCATCCCCAAGTGTAGCTTCTTTCAGGCCCCAGGGGGACCACTGAAAACCACCCTCACTGGATTTCAGAAAG GTGTTACAGTAATGGAGCTGTATACTGAGAAGGGCCTGCTCATTGTGGGATCAGAAGATGGGAGAATGATTGCGTGGAACCTAAACGACTCTGCAGTCATTCACACTTTGTTGGGCCACACAG cGGAGGTGCAGTGTGTGAGGGTGGTGGACAAGGGCAATCATTGTCTGTCAGCTGCCAGGGACAACACTCTGCGCTTGTGGAATCTGTTGAGCGGCAGGCAGATATACTGTATTAAGGAAGAGCGCACTGATACTTCAATCAACACCCAGCTTCATGTGGCTGAGGAAAGATCTATTATCTACTCCATGTTTGGATCACAA ATGAATGCCTGGCATCTAGAAACGGCCATGTTGCTTTTCCAAATTTCAACTGAAGGGCAAGCCCTGATATTTGCTGTAATCCCAGAGAGTGATGGAGGAGTCATATCTCTCTCTGAAGGAGGTCTCCTCACATTTTGGGATAATGCCACAGGCATGAAGAAAAGTGACTGTTCCCTGACTGATTGTGAGAAACTGACACCGTCTTGTGTACTACCAATAAGATCACATGGGGAATTGGTCATCGGAACCCAAGAAGGATCTCTTTATCTG GTCTCGAGTGATAGGAAATGGAAGGTCTTTAAAGTTACATCATCGGTTTTGTTTCTGGCTGGATCTGATGATGAAATGGTCCTTTGCACAG GCCATGAAAAGCAGGTGGCGGTTTTCTGGGTACACTCCAACTCACTGGAGAGGTTTCTGGCAGATTGTTTTGAACATGGAGATATTGTGCAGACAGCAGTATTTACAAACGATCGAAGCATGGTAATCACTGGAGCAGCAGATGAAACAATACGG GTGTGGTGTCTGTCTAACGGGGTGCTCTTGGATTCTTTTACTGGTATGGGGGCCTCCATCACAACCTTGGTGTTGTTTCATAACATCATTATATCTGCCTCAAGGAACACCTACTATCTGAAAGTGTGGCAACTCAATTATAACCAGAAACATAAGACCCAAACCCCTCTCCCAGGGCGTACTTTATGTCCGACACTCTCTCATAATGGGGATTTTGTGTATTTCCTTAAACCAACAGACAAGAAGGAAGTTACCATATGGGACTACCAGTCag GAAGGCCCACTGAAGTTATTGCTGTATCTGCTGAGATCTGCTGCCTAgaagtggcccagtcaaagcagCTTCTGTTCTGCGGCCTGAGCACAGGGACGGTCCTTATCTACCCACTGGGATTTAGCCCTGACACCATGTGCATCCCCCCTCCAGAAAGCCTTCCCAAAGTGTGTTGCTTGGGGATCAGTAAAGGAGAAGACCAGCTGGCTGTGGCTTATGAAGACAGTATCTGTGTATATGATATTATCCCGGGATACAAGTATGCCATTGTGGAAGGGCCAACTTGGCGGTGGCCCCTGCCCCAGCAGAGTACTCCTCTctcctgtgtggctgtgctATCAGACTGCAGGCTGGTGTTTGGTACAGATGGTGGGGAGGTGTCACTGCATGACTTCCAGGCCTCAAGAGATGTTCCCCTTGAGGGACACTGTACTGCAATCACATGTATTGTCATTGGTAATCATGAAGCACATGCTCTGATTGGCTCCCGAGACTCGATCCAGAGGCTTTGGAATTTGTCTCCACTGTTGCTGGACCATGAGATGCAGTACAAG GGTTTCTTCTTTGATGGTATTCTCTGTGCTGTATTTTCTGAAGATGATCAATATGTATACACTGGTTCACAAGACAGAACTATCAAAGTGTGGGAAGTCAGCAGTG